The Eublepharis macularius isolate TG4126 chromosome 12, MPM_Emac_v1.0, whole genome shotgun sequence genomic sequence CTTTAATTGTCAGGAAGATTTTCCTAATTTTTAGCTGagaattctttttctttaattgaacCAGATGCTTCTggttcagccagtttggtgtagtggttaagagtgtgggactctgatctggagagccgggtttgatttctcactcctccacttgaagccagctgggtgaccttgggcttgtcatggctctctcagagctctctcagcccccacccacctcacagggtgttttgttgtggggaaaataatgacatattttgtaaactgctctgagtggtcattaagttgtcctgaaggacggtatataaactgaatgttgttgttgttgttgttgttgttgttaactctctggggcaacagaaaacaactctgctccatcctttatgtgacagcccttcaaatacttgaagatggctatcatatcacttctcagtcacctcctctccaggctaaacataccaagctccttcaacctttcctcataagaattggtctccagacccctcaccatcttcattgccctccctTCGGACATGTTCcagtttgtcaacatccttcttactCTGTGGCGCCCAAAAGTGTACACAGTAATCAATATGAGGTGTAACCAGAACAGAGTAAAAGAATACCTTCACCTCACATGGATGAGACAGTATACTTTTGTTGATATAGCTTAAAATCACATTTGGCTTTTTAGCTACAGTATCACATTTATGGCTTATGTTCAgcatatgatctactaagacctctagatAATTTTCAAAATGTGGCAGCATCCCTGAGTACACCATTGTATGTCATATAGATTTCTATCCTaatctttctcctcctctccacAATATTTTCATGTCAGAATTGAACATTTCTAACTTGAAATCTACTTTGAACATGAACAGAAAGTCAGCATCAGCTTTGATGTacattcagtttttttcctggctcccatttctAAAGTATCCATAGGTGACAAATATGTTTTAGAGTGTCATGGATAAAAATGTTCCCCACTCATTTCTCTCAAGCTCCCCCAGAAAAGAAATCTATACTCTAAATACAAGACTACCAGCATTCAGCCGTCACACTTCCACTATCAATCTGGACagtcctgaccaggaaaaggggATTGGAGCCAAGATGGCTCCATTCTGCTTACAATTTTAACGTTGACCTCTTCAGACAGTCTCTCAAGGCCTCCTTCACCTTCTCATTTCTCAGAGTATATATAAAAGGGTTGAATAAAGGAGTCACAACAGCTGTGAGTACAGCTACTGCCTTCTGGACATCCTGGGAGTGTCCTTGAGCAGGCAAACAGTACAAGAAAATAGAACAGCCGTAGAAGGTGGAGGCTACAGTAAGGTGGGATGTGCAGGTGGAAAATGCTTTTAGACGGCCTTTGGTAGACTGCATACGTACAATGGTGGTGATAATGTAGGCATAAGAGACACCAGTGACAGACAATGAACTGAGCAGTACGATTGTAGACAGGATTGACTCCAAGGCTAGGATGAAATGTACATCATTGCAAGATAGCTTTATTATTGGTGCATAGTCACAGAAGAAATGGTTGATGACATTAGAGGCACAGAAGTTTAATTGGAAGAGCAGGACAATGGGGCCAATGGTCGAGAGGAAAGCACCCATCCAACAACCTAGGACCAACCAAGTGCAGACACGACTGTTCATAATGATGGCATAGTGAAGTGGGTGGCAGATGGCAACATAACGGTCAAATGACATCACAGAGATGAGGATGAACTCGGCAGTGCCAAGGAGGAAGTAGAAATAGCATTGAGCAGCACAGCCAAG encodes the following:
- the LOC129339836 gene encoding olfactory receptor 6M1-like; the protein is MTEFILIGFQVPKSEANLLFVVLLAVFLLTLAGNIIIITLICLAQQLQTAMYFFLGNFSLLEILYVLTLTPKMLVDLVSLNKTISFLGCAAQCYFYFLLGTAEFILISVMSFDRYVAICHPLHYAIIMNSRVCTWLVLGCWMGAFLSTIGPIVLLFQLNFCASNVINHFFCDYAPIIKLSCNDVHFILALESILSTIVLLSSLSVTGVSYAYIITTIVRMQSTKGRLKAFSTCTSHLTVASTFYGCSIFLYCLPAQGHSQDVQKAVAVLTAVVTPLFNPFIYTLRNEKVKEALRDCLKRSTLKL